From one Trifolium pratense cultivar HEN17-A07 linkage group LG1, ARS_RC_1.1, whole genome shotgun sequence genomic stretch:
- the LOC123903120 gene encoding auxin-responsive protein IAA16, whose protein sequence is MTSVTDADRDKYNMINFEETELRLGLPGASDHGDLPVKNSCGKRGFSETGNMDLKLNLSSTNNDSASSSSTIAVNKGIEKTSTASIATAPPRAKAQVVGWPPVRSFRKNIVNVQKSNNESEAEKSTSGGNGAFVKVSMDGAPYLRKVDLKLYKSYQELSDALAKMFSSFTIDNCGSQVTKDFMNESKLIDLLNGSDYVPTYEDKDGDWMLVGDVPWEMFVQSCKRLRIMKGSEAIGLAPRAVEKCKNRS, encoded by the exons ATGACCAGCGTAACGGACGCTGATCGAGACAAGTACAACATGATAAACTTCGAAGAGACCGAGTTACGACTCGGTCTCCCTGGTGCAAGTGATCATGGAGATTTACCGGTAAAAAATAGTTGTGGAAAAAGAGGTTTCTCAGAAACCGGTAATATGGATTTGAAGCTTAATCTTTCTTCAACTAATAATGACTCAGCTTCATCTTCTTCTACTATAGCTGTAAACAAAGGCATAGAGAAAACTTCTACTGCTTCTATTGCTACTGCACCTCCTCGTGCTAA GGCACAAGTTGTGGGATGGCCACCAGTTAGATCATTTAGAAAGAACATAGTAAATGTTCAAAAGAGCAACAATGAATCAGAAGCAGAAAAAAGCACAAGCGGTGGAAATGGAGCATTTGTGAAGGTGAGTATGGATGGTGCACCATATCTACGTAAGGTGGACCTTAAATTGTACAAGAGCTACCAAGAGCTGTCAGATGCGCTGGCTAAAATGTTTAGTTCATTCACAATTGACAATTGTGGGTCCCAAGTTACCAAAGACTTTATGAATGAAAGCAAATTGATTGACCTTTTGAACGGTTCTGATTATGTACCAACATATGAAGACAAAGATGGGGATTGGATGCTTGTTGGCGATGTTCCTTGGGA AATGTTCGTTCAATCATGCAAGCGTCTCCGCATAATGAAAGGTTCTGAGGCAATTGGGCTAG CGCCAAGGGCAGTGGAAAAATGCAAGAACAGAAGCTGA